The Gemmata palustris genome includes a region encoding these proteins:
- a CDS encoding FG-GAP-like repeat-containing protein, which yields MRTKTHPSTRLGVEWLEERAVPAAFFVAINGSDSAAGTAASPWKTLQHAADVVRAGDTVTVKAGSYAGFNLNTDGTAASRITFTGEAGAKITSRNPTTADGINLEGADYITIQGFSISGAGRAGIRSVTNHDVVIRNNNCDSNARWGIFTGFSDNLTIENNVTSRSAQEHGIYVSNSGDNPVIRGNVAWGNKGAGIHMNGDVSQGGDGIISNALVENNVLYSNGTGGGSAINADGVQNSVFRNNLIYNALAAGITLFRQDGGGASSGNLVENNTVLVASTGRWALNIANGSTNNTVRNNILYSAQSFRGAISISADSLSGFVSDYNLTENVFSVDGGNTALSLTQWRAATGRDAHSFTTADPNSLFVNPSAGDYHLNATSAAVDKGTTTGAPPTDAEGTPRPSGGGVDIGYDELATSPPPPPPPPASPPPPPPVTGQPFAVGTNGGTVAEVTMYNADRTVRFTATPFGSTYTGEARVAVGDVTGDGIADIVVGSNGLMNAQMVIVDGATGKVRPEQFLATNHYYGALSVAVGDVTGDGIADIAVGTTGDRAVRVYRGGDYAKLTEFSAGPSTGYWGQTQVALGDLNGDGKADLVVSSLYSTGITVSGFTGTSLRAGSTPAALFSTFSPGAEVSGKGVSLTIGDVNADGYGDLILGAGAWGNGRVAVYSGKSLVQANSKVVLANFSPSGAVGSAGIRVAVRDINGDGKLDIVTSSGEQVTAYNGSSLPVTGLPPGLFAFDPDTTVAGGVWIG from the coding sequence TTGCGCACGAAAACACATCCTTCCACCCGTCTCGGGGTGGAGTGGCTCGAGGAACGCGCGGTTCCGGCCGCATTTTTTGTCGCAATCAACGGATCGGACTCGGCCGCCGGAACCGCCGCCAGTCCGTGGAAGACCCTTCAGCACGCGGCCGATGTCGTTCGGGCCGGGGACACGGTCACGGTCAAAGCGGGAAGTTACGCGGGGTTCAATCTGAACACCGATGGCACGGCCGCGTCCCGGATCACCTTCACCGGTGAGGCCGGCGCGAAGATTACCAGCCGGAACCCCACGACTGCGGACGGGATCAACCTCGAAGGTGCCGACTACATCACCATCCAGGGGTTCAGCATCAGTGGCGCGGGGCGGGCGGGGATTCGCTCGGTCACGAACCACGATGTCGTCATTCGCAACAATAACTGCGACAGTAACGCTCGATGGGGGATCTTCACCGGATTCAGTGACAACCTCACGATCGAGAACAACGTCACGTCGCGCTCGGCCCAGGAGCACGGCATCTACGTGTCCAACAGTGGCGACAACCCGGTCATCCGCGGGAACGTCGCGTGGGGGAACAAGGGCGCCGGCATCCACATGAACGGGGACGTCAGCCAGGGCGGGGACGGGATCATCTCGAACGCCCTGGTCGAGAACAACGTCTTGTACAGCAACGGGACCGGGGGCGGATCGGCGATTAACGCCGACGGGGTGCAGAACTCCGTGTTCCGCAACAACCTGATCTACAACGCCCTCGCCGCCGGTATCACCCTGTTCCGGCAGGACGGGGGTGGGGCGTCCAGCGGGAACTTGGTGGAGAACAACACCGTTCTCGTCGCGTCGACCGGGCGGTGGGCGCTGAACATTGCCAACGGGAGCACGAACAACACCGTTCGGAACAACATCCTTTACAGCGCGCAATCGTTCCGCGGGGCGATCTCGATTTCCGCGGACAGCCTGTCCGGGTTCGTGAGCGATTACAACCTCACCGAGAACGTCTTCTCGGTCGACGGTGGCAACACCGCCCTCTCTCTGACCCAGTGGCGCGCCGCGACCGGGCGGGACGCACACTCGTTCACCACAGCAGACCCGAATTCGCTGTTCGTAAACCCCTCGGCGGGCGATTACCACCTCAACGCGACGAGCGCCGCGGTCGATAAGGGCACGACCACCGGCGCGCCTCCGACCGACGCCGAAGGAACGCCGCGACCGAGTGGCGGTGGCGTGGACATCGGGTACGACGAACTCGCAACCAGTCCCCCCCCTCCTCCGCCGCCCCCGGCCTCACCTCCGCCTCCCCCACCCGTAACAGGGCAACCGTTCGCGGTCGGGACGAACGGAGGAACGGTGGCCGAGGTCACGATGTACAACGCGGATCGCACCGTGCGGTTTACTGCGACCCCGTTCGGTAGTACGTACACCGGTGAGGCCCGAGTCGCAGTCGGGGACGTGACCGGGGACGGGATCGCCGACATCGTCGTCGGGTCAAATGGGCTGATGAACGCGCAGATGGTGATCGTCGACGGGGCGACGGGGAAGGTCCGCCCCGAGCAATTCCTCGCGACAAACCATTATTACGGCGCTCTGTCGGTAGCAGTCGGGGACGTGACCGGGGACGGGATCGCCGACATCGCCGTGGGAACCACCGGAGACCGGGCCGTGCGGGTGTACCGCGGTGGCGACTACGCGAAGTTAACAGAATTTTCGGCCGGTCCTTCAACGGGTTACTGGGGCCAAACCCAGGTCGCCCTCGGCGATCTCAACGGCGACGGCAAGGCCGATCTCGTGGTCTCTTCGCTATACTCGACGGGAATAACCGTTTCAGGGTTCACCGGTACATCGCTCCGCGCGGGGAGCACCCCGGCCGCGCTGTTCAGCACCTTCTCGCCGGGTGCGGAGGTATCCGGGAAGGGGGTGTCCCTCACTATCGGGGACGTGAACGCCGATGGGTACGGGGATCTCATTCTCGGTGCCGGGGCGTGGGGCAATGGGCGCGTGGCCGTGTACTCGGGCAAATCACTTGTGCAAGCGAACAGCAAAGTGGTACTCGCCAATTTCTCGCCCTCGGGTGCCGTTGGTTCGGCGGGGATCCGGGTGGCCGTGCGCGACATCAACGGCGACGGGAAGCTCGACATCGTCACGTCGTCGGGTGAACAAGTGACGGCTTACAACGGGAGCAGCCTCCCCGTGACCGGGCTCCCGCCGGGTCTGTTTGCCTTCGACCCGGACACAACTGTTGCCGGTGGTGTTTGGATCGGGTGA
- a CDS encoding DNA polymerase Y family protein: MPLRHLFIDMNSFFASVEQQDDPNLRYRPVAVIPTRAETTSCIAASYEAKAYGIRTGTPVWEARKLCPQIAFVTGDHRRYVTMHNRILAAVRSVIPIENVVSIDEMSCRLTGAEREPQKVTAIAQQIKSAIRALAGDYMGCSIGAGPSVLLAKVAADMQKPDGLTTLTDADLPHKLHKLRLNDFPGVGPRMERRLKLYGIFTTSQFCAAPARTLAEVWGSKVHGERWYRLLHGEEVTDAPTRRQTVSHSHVLPPELRTDAGAYGVLMRLVHKAAARLRKIDYWAGSLSVGVRFLGAGRDDSVRWDESVRLPRCRDTPAFVAAAAKLWEHRTRGHTPFKVGTVLSELVPARSATPSLFDEDRQAEDLSHAMDNANAEFGSSVVYLGAMFGMRDAAPSRVAFTQIPDFDRRVN; the protein is encoded by the coding sequence GTGCCACTCCGACACCTGTTCATTGACATGAACTCGTTCTTCGCGTCCGTCGAACAGCAGGACGATCCGAACCTGCGATACCGCCCGGTCGCGGTCATTCCCACGAGGGCCGAAACCACCTCGTGCATTGCCGCGAGCTACGAGGCGAAAGCCTACGGTATCAGAACCGGTACGCCGGTGTGGGAGGCCCGCAAACTGTGCCCTCAAATCGCGTTCGTGACCGGAGACCACCGCCGCTATGTCACCATGCACAACCGCATCCTCGCGGCCGTGCGGAGCGTCATTCCGATCGAGAACGTTGTGTCGATTGACGAAATGTCGTGCCGGCTGACCGGAGCCGAGCGCGAGCCCCAAAAAGTCACGGCCATCGCGCAACAAATCAAGAGCGCCATCCGCGCCCTCGCGGGCGATTACATGGGGTGCTCGATCGGCGCCGGCCCGAGCGTGTTGCTGGCGAAGGTCGCGGCCGACATGCAGAAGCCGGACGGTCTGACCACCCTCACCGATGCGGATCTACCGCACAAGCTCCACAAGTTAAGGCTGAACGATTTCCCCGGCGTCGGCCCGCGCATGGAACGGCGGTTGAAGCTGTACGGCATTTTCACCACTTCACAGTTCTGCGCTGCGCCCGCTCGGACGCTCGCGGAAGTGTGGGGCAGTAAAGTTCACGGCGAACGGTGGTACCGGCTCCTGCACGGCGAAGAGGTCACCGACGCACCGACCCGGCGCCAGACCGTGAGTCACTCGCACGTTCTGCCACCGGAGCTGCGCACCGACGCGGGCGCTTACGGCGTGCTCATGCGCCTCGTTCACAAGGCCGCGGCGCGGTTACGGAAGATCGACTACTGGGCCGGTTCGCTATCGGTGGGCGTGCGCTTTCTGGGCGCCGGGCGGGACGATTCGGTCCGGTGGGACGAGAGCGTGCGCCTGCCGCGGTGCCGGGACACGCCCGCTTTCGTCGCGGCCGCGGCGAAGTTGTGGGAGCACCGCACCCGCGGGCACACGCCGTTCAAAGTGGGGACGGTGCTGAGCGAATTGGTACCGGCCCGGAGCGCGACGCCGTCCCTGTTCGATGAGGACCGCCAGGCGGAAGACCTGTCACACGCAATGGACAACGCGAACGCCGAGTTCGGTTCGAGCGTCGTCTACTTGGGCGCAATGTTCGGGATGCGGGACGCGGCGCCGTCGCGGGTCGCGTTCACGCAGATCCCGGACTTCGACCGCCGCGTGAACTGA
- a CDS encoding bifunctional folylpolyglutamate synthase/dihydrofolate synthase: MTYDEAISFWYGRINYEVRSAGPLDLKLERMHALLRRLGDPQDRLRLVHVTGTKGKGSTCAMLASVLRAAGYRVGLFTSPHLEYVEERMQVDGVPISHAELAARMEEVAPAVRAMEEETTLPSPTFFEIGTALGFLHFVRRRVDIAILEVGLGGRFDSTNVCQPLVSVVTNIGFDHTAQLGNTLEAIAYQKAGIIKRRVPVVSGVTQPEPRAVIREVAAEMAAPLWEVGEPPPPAPREAPRTGPESKARGDGGGGSSLGLLGAHQVQNATIAVAVIDRLRDAGMRIPEVAIARGLAEVKWPARIEVIRERPAIILDTAHNVPSAEALVNTLRAAFPQSGTKRVVFAVSSDKQFADILRVLADYFDHFHLTKYGNNPRGVSPEKLAATLAAVAPGKPFSAHATASDAWNAARSATTESDLVCVTGSVFLAGELRPALTDI; the protein is encoded by the coding sequence ATGACCTACGACGAGGCCATTTCATTCTGGTACGGGCGCATCAACTACGAGGTGCGGTCGGCGGGGCCGCTCGACCTCAAGTTGGAGCGCATGCACGCGCTCCTTCGGCGCCTGGGCGACCCGCAGGACCGACTGCGCCTGGTTCACGTCACCGGGACGAAGGGGAAGGGCTCGACGTGCGCGATGCTCGCGTCCGTGCTGCGCGCGGCGGGCTACCGGGTCGGGTTGTTTACATCTCCGCACCTCGAGTACGTCGAAGAGCGGATGCAAGTTGACGGCGTACCCATTTCGCACGCGGAACTGGCCGCCCGCATGGAAGAAGTCGCACCCGCGGTGCGCGCGATGGAAGAGGAAACAACGCTTCCCTCGCCCACGTTCTTCGAGATCGGCACCGCCCTCGGGTTCTTGCACTTCGTGCGCCGACGGGTCGATATCGCGATTCTCGAAGTCGGGCTCGGCGGGCGGTTCGACAGCACGAACGTGTGTCAGCCGCTCGTGTCGGTCGTCACGAACATCGGGTTCGATCACACGGCCCAACTCGGTAACACGCTCGAAGCGATCGCATACCAGAAGGCCGGCATCATCAAGCGCCGCGTGCCCGTTGTGAGTGGCGTGACGCAACCGGAGCCGCGTGCGGTGATTCGCGAGGTGGCTGCGGAGATGGCCGCCCCGTTGTGGGAAGTGGGAGAACCTCCCCCCCCGGCCCCGCGAGAAGCTCCGCGGACAGGGCCGGAGAGCAAGGCGAGGGGGGACGGGGGGGGAGGCTCTTCTCTCGGGCTTCTTGGAGCGCACCAAGTTCAGAACGCGACCATTGCGGTCGCTGTCATTGACCGACTTCGCGACGCCGGAATGCGTATCCCGGAAGTAGCGATCGCGCGCGGGTTGGCAGAAGTGAAATGGCCGGCGCGCATTGAAGTGATCCGCGAGCGCCCCGCCATTATCCTCGATACGGCGCACAACGTGCCGAGCGCGGAAGCGCTGGTAAACACGCTCCGCGCCGCGTTCCCGCAAAGCGGCACGAAGAGGGTCGTGTTCGCAGTGTCATCCGACAAACAGTTCGCAGACATCCTTCGCGTTCTGGCGGACTACTTCGATCACTTCCACTTAACGAAGTACGGTAACAATCCCCGGGGCGTGTCGCCGGAGAAGTTGGCCGCGACACTCGCCGCGGTCGCGCCGGGCAAACCGTTCAGCGCCCACGCGACCGCTTCCGATGCGTGGAACGCGGCCCGGTCCGCAACGACCGAGAGCGATTTGGTGTGCGTCACGGGGTCCGTTTTTTTGGCCGGCGAATTGCGCCCCGCACTGACGGACATTTAG
- a CDS encoding FG-GAP-like repeat-containing protein codes for MSLLELESRDVPTFLTNQLFPVDNPWNQVVSNAPVASNSNAIISRIINRHGGTAPTIHADFGNPTTDGALYGIPINVATSSTPKVTVVVPNFGYPSESDSVQVPIPTGAVIEGDGPTGPAAPGSRGDSHLLVYDRDANVLYELVSAVRPAETVYPYGGAHPTGQWGAYQVSYWDLNTNYFRTVGDTSADAAGLPILPGLVRPDEVNPAPGGAGAIDHAIRMTVQQVTDSFVFPASHLTTGYHATDLPRMGERFRLKASFVIPNSWSAEAKAIAQAMKTYGVIVADNGSDMFFQGTPSAQWNMSSVLQVQSIRASDFEVVDLTPIVTGLSTRAGAIGGGTSVTITGKNFSGAAGRLHVLFGTAEAASYTVVSDTQIVAVAPAHAAGYVDVRIQSGESEVDNNGQTVFFGYGTSANTAADDFAFGNVPLPPPPNAPPVSPIPSGRAPVLSPVVVNAPVGTQVIRVLNPGGSTRTVLTPHPGFVGGIIAAAGDVNGDGVADIVTAATFGGHVKVFDGVSLAELRSFYAFPGYVGAINLATGDITGDGVADLLVAANINGHVKVFDGITGNLAISFLAYAGYSGPIALAAADTNGDGRAELITAADGGPGVHVKALAPDTLALSDSFLATGPGNGTGFSVSAGDLDGDGVAEFLVAQGPRVRVIDSRTRAARADFMAFDAASPARVTVQAAQYDGDPYAELIAIAEMQGRSHVKAFDGPGFGLADSFFADTR; via the coding sequence TTGTCTCTGCTGGAACTCGAATCGCGCGACGTCCCGACGTTCCTCACCAACCAGTTATTCCCGGTCGATAACCCGTGGAACCAGGTGGTTTCCAACGCGCCCGTGGCGAGCAACTCGAACGCGATCATCAGCCGCATCATCAACCGTCACGGTGGAACCGCGCCGACGATCCACGCCGATTTCGGCAACCCGACGACGGACGGCGCGCTGTACGGTATCCCGATCAACGTCGCGACCAGTTCGACCCCGAAGGTCACGGTCGTGGTCCCGAATTTCGGCTACCCCAGCGAGAGCGATTCGGTTCAAGTGCCGATCCCGACCGGTGCGGTCATTGAGGGCGACGGCCCCACGGGACCGGCCGCGCCGGGGAGCCGCGGGGACTCCCACCTGCTCGTTTACGACCGCGACGCGAACGTGCTGTACGAACTGGTCTCGGCCGTCCGCCCGGCGGAAACCGTCTACCCGTATGGCGGCGCGCACCCGACCGGGCAGTGGGGCGCGTACCAGGTTTCGTACTGGGATCTGAACACGAACTACTTCCGCACGGTCGGGGATACGTCCGCGGACGCGGCCGGGTTGCCGATCCTGCCCGGGCTCGTTCGCCCTGATGAAGTGAACCCGGCGCCCGGCGGGGCCGGCGCGATCGACCACGCGATCCGCATGACGGTCCAGCAGGTTACGGACTCGTTCGTCTTCCCGGCCTCGCACCTCACCACCGGGTACCACGCGACCGATTTGCCGCGCATGGGCGAGCGGTTCCGGCTGAAGGCGAGCTTCGTCATTCCGAATTCGTGGTCGGCCGAGGCGAAGGCGATCGCTCAAGCGATGAAGACGTATGGCGTCATCGTCGCGGACAACGGTTCGGACATGTTTTTTCAGGGCACTCCGTCCGCGCAGTGGAACATGAGTTCGGTGCTGCAAGTGCAGTCGATCCGAGCTTCGGATTTCGAGGTGGTGGACCTGACGCCGATCGTGACGGGCTTGAGTACCCGTGCGGGGGCGATTGGCGGCGGTACGTCCGTCACGATCACGGGGAAGAATTTTTCGGGGGCCGCGGGCCGGTTGCACGTTCTGTTCGGGACCGCGGAAGCTGCTTCGTACACCGTCGTGTCGGACACGCAAATCGTTGCCGTCGCGCCGGCTCACGCCGCCGGGTACGTCGATGTGCGAATCCAGTCCGGTGAGAGCGAAGTTGACAACAACGGGCAGACGGTGTTCTTCGGCTACGGCACCTCGGCCAACACCGCGGCCGATGATTTCGCTTTCGGTAACGTCCCGCTGCCCCCGCCGCCGAACGCACCACCGGTCAGCCCAATTCCGTCCGGGCGCGCTCCGGTTCTTTCGCCGGTCGTGGTGAACGCCCCGGTCGGCACGCAAGTGATCCGCGTGCTGAACCCCGGCGGATCCACGCGCACGGTACTGACGCCGCACCCGGGCTTTGTGGGCGGAATCATTGCGGCGGCCGGTGACGTGAATGGTGACGGCGTCGCCGACATCGTGACCGCAGCAACATTCGGCGGTCACGTGAAGGTCTTCGATGGCGTTTCGCTGGCCGAACTGCGCAGCTTCTACGCCTTTCCCGGGTACGTTGGCGCCATCAATTTGGCCACAGGCGATATTACTGGCGACGGGGTGGCCGATCTGCTCGTCGCGGCCAACATCAACGGCCACGTGAAGGTGTTCGACGGGATCACCGGTAACTTGGCGATCAGTTTCCTGGCCTACGCCGGGTATTCCGGCCCCATCGCGCTCGCCGCAGCAGACACAAACGGCGACGGGCGCGCGGAACTGATTACCGCGGCCGATGGCGGCCCCGGTGTTCACGTCAAGGCGCTGGCGCCGGACACTTTGGCTCTAAGCGACTCGTTCCTCGCAACCGGCCCCGGTAACGGCACCGGCTTCAGTGTGTCGGCCGGCGACTTGGACGGGGACGGAGTTGCCGAGTTCCTGGTCGCACAAGGACCACGGGTGCGGGTCATCGATTCGCGAACGAGGGCCGCGCGCGCCGATTTTATGGCCTTCGATGCGGCTTCCCCGGCCCGCGTGACCGTGCAAGCGGCACAGTACGACGGCGACCCCTACGCGGAGCTGATTGCGATCGCTGAAATGCAGGGGCGCTCGCACGTGAAAGCGTTCGACGGGCCGGGCTTCGGACTGGCCGATTCGTTCTTCGCCGACACCCGCTGA
- a CDS encoding nicotinate-nucleotide--dimethylbenzimidazole phosphoribosyltransferase: MAHLTHAEILTHLATLATPPSGLGELQHWAERLCVVQQTLKPSTTPRRLVLFAADHGPDAESRVGAAIHHIFAGGAAVAVLAKSAHTDLVLVDVGSRSDALPESAHYRSRKVRPGSRDFTNQPALTADEFRAAFVVGQKEAEHAHAAGMNLVAVDALGAESATIAARVLAADIDRASDLMCVFGAVGGADIGAAAGFVTKAVELGLTVLIEGDVARAGLFVAERLYPGTAAKVIEGKGNGGGSSSEGFSALLALPLLDAAAAVGARTAPRDATEREAARAKPARKVAVFTGSFDPPTTYHRRVAMLLRGRGFDEVVVRPAGPRCDTPEIEHAKPVHRAVLVDLAFRDLPGVTVDLSDLDDATFTPHYSFDDLLADRGEVWHVIPAEFVVGGRAGESAIHTKWELGLDAWTSRKFVVLHPSDAPPDPADLPPVCRLVAVDGHVPTEDIRLRVFKGGKPKPDVTDDVEEYIRRYRLFTGMSAPRETRVWLSAPRLKIVTADKSEKALRAAEPFRKLESSDPTHVLVLGGDGTMLQAIRDYWRLRLPFLGLNAGTLGFLMNESLAPDLEGTEIVLYRMPMIRVDAELPDGKRVQSLAFADAWVERDSGQAAWLKIDVDGKTQVPRVVGDGLLVATPAGSSAYARAMGATSVPLTAPVFTLAGSNVFRPRFWKPVALPETSWVGFTSLDHNGKRPIRGFIDGQPIGAVKSMNVRVSTVAMVELGFTPEFDLSARLLRSMFPPSDTL, from the coding sequence ATGGCGCACCTCACGCACGCCGAAATACTCACGCACCTCGCCACCCTCGCCACGCCACCCAGTGGATTGGGCGAACTTCAGCACTGGGCCGAGCGGTTGTGTGTCGTTCAGCAGACCCTCAAGCCGAGCACGACACCGCGCCGGCTCGTGCTGTTCGCGGCCGATCACGGCCCGGACGCCGAGAGCCGCGTGGGGGCCGCGATCCACCACATCTTCGCTGGTGGGGCCGCGGTCGCGGTCCTCGCGAAGTCCGCGCACACGGACTTGGTGCTGGTCGACGTCGGTTCGCGATCGGACGCGCTGCCGGAATCGGCGCACTATCGCAGCCGCAAGGTGCGGCCCGGCTCGCGCGACTTCACGAATCAACCGGCACTGACGGCCGACGAGTTCCGCGCCGCGTTCGTGGTCGGTCAGAAGGAGGCGGAGCACGCGCACGCGGCCGGGATGAACTTGGTCGCGGTCGATGCCCTCGGTGCCGAAAGCGCGACCATCGCGGCCCGCGTGTTGGCAGCGGACATTGATCGCGCCAGCGACCTCATGTGTGTGTTTGGCGCAGTCGGTGGGGCGGACATCGGGGCGGCCGCGGGCTTCGTTACGAAGGCCGTTGAACTCGGCCTCACGGTGTTGATCGAAGGCGATGTCGCGCGTGCGGGGCTGTTCGTTGCGGAGCGGCTCTATCCCGGTACCGCGGCGAAGGTGATTGAGGGGAAGGGGAACGGGGGAGGTTCTTCCTCCGAGGGCTTTAGCGCGCTGCTCGCGCTCCCGCTGCTCGACGCTGCAGCCGCCGTGGGCGCGCGAACGGCGCCGCGCGATGCGACGGAGCGTGAGGCCGCGCGCGCGAAACCCGCGCGCAAAGTGGCCGTGTTTACGGGAAGTTTCGACCCGCCGACGACGTACCACCGGCGGGTCGCGATGCTCCTGCGCGGGCGCGGGTTCGACGAGGTCGTCGTGCGCCCCGCCGGTCCGCGGTGCGACACGCCGGAGATCGAGCACGCGAAGCCGGTCCACCGCGCGGTGCTGGTCGATCTCGCGTTCCGCGACCTCCCCGGCGTGACGGTGGATCTATCCGACCTCGACGACGCGACGTTCACTCCGCACTACTCGTTCGACGACCTGCTCGCGGACCGCGGGGAGGTGTGGCACGTCATCCCGGCGGAGTTCGTTGTCGGCGGGCGCGCCGGCGAATCCGCCATTCACACGAAATGGGAACTGGGGCTGGATGCGTGGACCAGTCGGAAGTTCGTGGTGCTGCACCCGTCTGATGCGCCGCCCGATCCGGCCGATTTGCCGCCGGTGTGCCGGCTGGTCGCGGTCGACGGGCACGTTCCCACGGAGGACATCCGGCTCCGCGTGTTTAAGGGGGGCAAGCCGAAGCCCGACGTGACCGACGACGTGGAGGAGTACATCCGGCGCTACCGCTTGTTTACCGGTATGTCGGCCCCGCGCGAGACCCGCGTGTGGCTCAGTGCCCCGCGGTTGAAAATCGTCACGGCCGACAAGAGCGAGAAGGCGCTGCGGGCCGCGGAGCCGTTCCGCAAGCTCGAATCGAGCGACCCGACACACGTCCTCGTGCTCGGCGGCGACGGCACGATGCTACAGGCGATCCGTGACTACTGGCGGTTGCGGCTCCCGTTTTTGGGCCTGAACGCGGGCACGCTCGGCTTCCTGATGAACGAGTCGCTGGCGCCGGATCTGGAGGGCACGGAGATCGTGTTGTACCGGATGCCGATGATACGGGTGGACGCCGAACTGCCGGACGGCAAGCGGGTGCAGTCGCTCGCGTTCGCGGACGCCTGGGTGGAGCGCGACAGCGGGCAGGCCGCGTGGCTGAAGATCGATGTGGACGGCAAAACGCAGGTGCCGCGCGTGGTCGGCGACGGGTTGCTCGTTGCGACGCCCGCCGGATCGAGTGCCTACGCGCGGGCGATGGGCGCGACCTCGGTCCCACTGACTGCACCGGTCTTCACGTTGGCCGGGTCGAACGTGTTCCGCCCGCGGTTCTGGAAACCGGTCGCGCTGCCCGAAACGTCGTGGGTGGGGTTCACGAGCCTGGATCACAACGGCAAGCGCCCGATCCGCGGGTTCATTGACGGCCAACCGATCGGCGCGGTGAAGTCGATGAACGTTCGCGTGAGCACGGTGGCAATGGTCGAACTCGGCTTCACGCCCGAGTTCGACCTCTCCGCCCGATTGCTACGCTCGATGTTCCCGCCGTCGGACACGTTGTAG
- a CDS encoding GAF domain-containing hybrid sensor histidine kinase/response regulator, producing the protein MTTPLIPEPSRATEIARLELARLAQSEPLDAVFRRACELSAGALAVERVGVWLFIDDRTALRCANLFERAKGEHSAGAILRVEDFPNYFASLSIRKAVPVEVIGNESWTAELAAKYLQPLGIGSILDAGIFLGGELSGVVCHEHVGRPREWTTEARDFVGSISDLLALRIQSAEVRELRAAFLTQDERAAAQDKAAALEQLAAGVAHDFRNLLSVFLGYGGLLSRRTDIPADARKQARDIVTAAEQGAALAQGLMEFARPKVAPPSVLDLGTVIAEFQPILKAAAGSRHELRYSQPTEVGQVFIEKEQFTRLLLNLVLNAGEAMPEGGPIKIRLVPVKLTGNPSYLGRFVLLEVSDTGAGIDEETRRRMFEPFFTTKSKGTGLGLAIVRQVVDRVGGLIRVESAPGKGTTFRVFFPRVGASTGGTSLFPILPATEEPDLT; encoded by the coding sequence ATGACGACACCGCTCATCCCCGAGCCGAGTCGTGCGACGGAAATCGCGCGTCTCGAACTCGCCCGGCTCGCGCAGAGCGAACCGCTCGATGCTGTGTTCCGGCGTGCGTGTGAGCTGTCCGCGGGGGCGCTCGCGGTCGAGCGCGTCGGGGTGTGGCTGTTCATCGACGACCGCACCGCGCTCCGCTGCGCGAACCTGTTCGAGCGGGCGAAGGGCGAGCACTCGGCCGGGGCGATTCTGCGCGTCGAGGACTTCCCCAACTACTTCGCTTCCCTCTCGATTCGGAAGGCCGTTCCCGTCGAGGTCATTGGGAACGAATCGTGGACGGCCGAACTCGCCGCTAAATACCTTCAGCCGCTCGGGATCGGCTCGATCCTCGACGCCGGGATCTTCCTGGGCGGCGAGCTGAGCGGGGTCGTGTGCCACGAACACGTCGGTCGGCCCCGCGAGTGGACGACCGAGGCACGCGACTTCGTCGGCTCGATCAGTGACCTGCTCGCACTCCGCATTCAGTCGGCCGAGGTGCGCGAGCTGCGCGCGGCGTTCCTGACGCAAGACGAGCGCGCGGCGGCCCAGGACAAGGCTGCCGCTCTGGAGCAACTCGCGGCGGGCGTGGCCCACGACTTCCGCAACCTGTTGTCCGTGTTCCTCGGGTACGGCGGGCTCCTGAGTCGGCGCACCGACATTCCGGCGGACGCGCGGAAGCAGGCGCGGGACATCGTAACGGCGGCGGAGCAAGGAGCCGCGCTCGCTCAGGGGCTGATGGAGTTCGCACGCCCGAAGGTCGCGCCGCCGTCCGTGCTCGATCTCGGGACCGTGATCGCCGAGTTCCAACCGATCCTCAAGGCGGCGGCCGGTTCCCGGCACGAACTGCGGTACTCCCAGCCCACCGAAGTCGGTCAGGTGTTCATCGAGAAGGAGCAGTTCACGCGCCTGCTGCTGAACCTCGTTCTCAACGCGGGCGAAGCCATGCCCGAGGGCGGGCCGATCAAGATCCGCCTCGTGCCCGTGAAGCTGACCGGAAACCCCAGTTACCTGGGGCGCTTCGTGCTGCTCGAGGTGTCCGATACCGGGGCCGGTATCGACGAGGAGACGCGGCGCCGGATGTTCGAGCCGTTCTTCACCACCAAGTCGAAGGGTACAGGCCTAGGGTTGGCGATCGTGCGCCAAGTGGTGGACCGCGTGGGCGGGTTGATTCGCGTCGAGAGCGCGCCGGGTAAGGGGACCACATTCCGCGTGTTCTTCCCGCGCGTCGGGGCGAGCACCGGCGGCACCTCGCTGTTCCCCATTCTGCCGGCGACGGAAGAACCCGACCTTACGTGA